A region from the Alnus glutinosa chromosome 5, dhAlnGlut1.1, whole genome shotgun sequence genome encodes:
- the LOC133867644 gene encoding receptor-like protein 51, with protein MAAAASPFCFTLLLLLLLLSTAATSSNKTISLSPTPSPTSSPTPTTPTPTPTPTTPSSSSPSTLDPKQLRALQSLNIPTAKDPCQSKNNATLCDSSKPFRHLLSLSLTNCSPNDVALSFTALKSLSSLHSLSFLNCPISPIRFPPELSSSLRSFTCIHSLKTLTGFWLSHFHNLTDLTVSATPVNASGLYVILGNMKKLNSITISHANLTGYITKHLNLNLTHIDLSGNKLRGKIPNSITLLEDLDFLNLSSNALVGEIPTSFGDLISLRNLSLASNSLSGSIPASMSAIPGLVHIDLSSNQLNGTIPSFISEMKSLKYLNLASNDFHGVMPFNGSFIKRLAVFKVGGNSNLCYNHSVLSSKLKLGIAPCDKHGLPVSPPASKADSSADDNSNDSDYDENNGDDSSGKSEHHHGPSKVVLGVSIGLSSIVFLIVFLVLLSKWCG; from the coding sequence ATGGCAGCAGCAGCATCACCATTCTGCTtcactctcctcctcctcctcctcctcctctccacCGCCGCCACCAGCAGCAACAAAACAATCTCCCTCTCCCCCACCCCCTCTCCCACTTCCTCTCCAACTCCAACAACACCAACtccaactccaactccaacGACGCCGTCTTCTTCTTCGCCCTCCACGCTTGACCCAAAGCAGCTGAGAGCCCTTCAGTCCCTCAACATCCCAACCGCCAAGGACCCCTGCCAGAGCAAGAACAACGCCACCCTCTGCGACTCCTCCAAGCCCTTCCGCCACCTCCTCTCCCTTTCCCTCACCAACTGCTCCCCAAACGACGTCGCTCTCTCCTTCACTGCCCTCAAGTCCCTCTCCTCCCTCCACTCCCTCTCCTTCCTCAACTGCCCCATCTCCCCCATTCGCTTCCCTCCCGAACTCTCCTCCTCTCTCCGATCGTTCACCTGCATCCACTCCCTCAAAACACTCACCGGCTTCTGGCTCTCTCACTTCCATAACCTCACCGACCTCACTGTCTCTGCCACTCCCGTCAATGCCTCTGGCCTTTATGTCATTCTCGGCAACATGAAGAAGCTTAATTCCATAACCATCTCCCACGCCAATCTTACCGGTTATATTACTAAACACTTGAATCTCAACCTTACCCACATCGATCTTTCCGGTAATAAGCTCAGGGGAAAGATACCCAACTCCATTACGCTTCTTGAAGATCTCGATTTCTTGAATCTTTCGTCGAATGCGCTCGTTGGTGAAATACCCACTTCGTTTGGAGACTTGATTTCGCTAAGGAACCTGTCTTTGGCGTCGAATTCGTTGTCCGGGTCCATACCGGCGTCGATGTCGGCGATACCGGGTTTGGTTCACATTGATCTGAGCTCGAACCAGTTGAATGGTACGATTCCGAGTTTCATCTCGGAGATGAAGAGCTTGAAGTACTTGAATCTGGCAAGCAATGACTTTCACGGGGTTATGCCATTCAATGGGAGTTTCATTAAGAGGCTGGCTGTGTTTAAGGTGGGTGGGAATAGCAATCTGTGCTATAACCATTCAGTTTTGTCATCAAAGTTGAAGCTTGGGATTGCACCCTGTGATAAGCATGGATTGCCGGTGTCGCCGCCGGCGTCTAAGGCGGATTCTTCAGCGGATGACAATAGCAATGATTCGGATTATGACGAGAATAATGGGGATGATTCCAGTGGCAAGAGTGAGCATCATCATGGGCCAAGTAAGGTTGTTCTTGGTGTGTCAATTGGCCTTTCTTCTATagtttttcttattgttttccTAGTTCTTCTCTCAAAATGGTGTGGTTAA